In a single window of the Raphanus sativus cultivar WK10039 chromosome 9, ASM80110v3, whole genome shotgun sequence genome:
- the LOC108827827 gene encoding lysine-specific demethylase JMJ29 isoform X3 has translation MESDGADFKEAYSLMESSLFSFQCIWSTKKKRSSKSVKSKEFSSGSSSSSSSREEGGMRSRPVIFRVYSRKRKRLSPAASHEKLQQHSVDDDDDGIVLGDWIRQMRRIRVQSEEDKRKESEMKTVSVMKVEPLGDRGCTMLPSWGSVGFTSKRKKRRKVEFEVKSEMKPMSVMEVEPSEDQDCGILASRRKERRQVELEVKSEVKSMSVMEVEPSEDQDCGLLASRRKDRRQVELEEDVAWEEELHMISKIKTTNRRRRRGSHSPEHVTRASGSRSRSPASEVSDSLVKNGCSDDCASIKITSKDSKECNAICHQCLKGERITLVICSECEETMYCLQCIRKWYPHLSEDEVVDKCPFCRKNCNCNRCLHLNGLIKTTKRELANSEIRHHLQYLIALMLPFLNKLSESQNQEIEIEAKARGLQPFEVDVTSAVSYCDERVYCDHCATSIVDLHRSCPKCSFELCLNCCQEIREGSISQRPEMKPQYVNKGYKYMHGLEMEPSSSSVYEEDEEANTSAKWNAGSDGSITCAPKELGGCGECMLELTRILPQNRISDLEQKAEAFLASYDNSPRVSNCKCSALETDMTRKAASRSGSSDNYLFCPRSLDILKEEELLHFQEHWTKGEPVIIRNALDNTHGLSWEPMVMWRALCENLDSTASSKMSEVKAIDCLANCEVEINTRHFFEGYSKGRTYENFWPEMLKLKDWPPSDKFEDLLPRHCDEFISALPFQEYSDPRTGILNIAAKLPEGLIKPDLGPKTYIAYGIPDELGRGDSVTKLHCDMSDAVNILTHTTEVTLSQEQISAVKDLKQKHKEQNKLEEQGSGDNGIACGHEEERLNMPEILSYEKEQNHGQTGSALWDIFRREDVPKLEEYLRKHCKEFRHTFCCPVTKVYHPIHDQSCFLTVEHKRKLKAEFGIEPWTFLQKLGEAVFIPAGCPHQVRNLKSCTKVAVDFVSPENIHECLRLTEEFRQLPKNHKAREDKLEVSLLSLYHSFSCFCELIIAYF, from the exons ATGGAGTCCGATGGAGCTGATTTCAAGGAGGCTTATAGCCTGATGGAGAGTTCTCTGTTTTCCTTTCAATGTATTTGGTctacgaagaagaagagaagttcGAAATCAGTTAAGTCCAAAGAGTTTAGCAgtggtagtagtagtagtagtagtagtagggAAGAGGGAGGCATGAGGTCGCGTCCTGTGATATTCAGAGTCTACAGTAGGAAAAGGAAGCGGCTTTCACCTGCAGCATCTCATGAGAAACTGCAGCAACACTctgtggatgatgatgatgatggtattGTATTAGGTGATTGGATTAGACAAATGAGGAGGATCAGAGTGCAAAGTGAGGAAGATAAGCGCAAAGAATCTGAGATGAAGACTGTGTCTGTAATGAAAGTGGAACCTTTAGGAGATCGTGGTTGCACAATGTTacctagttggggttctgttggaTTCACTagtaaaaggaagaagagacgCAAAGTAGAATTTGAAGTTAAATCTGAGATGAAGCCAATGTCTGTTATGGAAGTGGAACCTTCTGAAGATCAAGATTGCGGGATCTTAGCTAGTAGAAGGAAAGAGAGACGCCAAGTAGAACTTGAGGTTAAATCTGAGGTGAAGTCAATGTCTGTTATGGAAGTGGAACCTTCTGAAGATCAAGATTGCGGATTGTTAGCTAGTAGAAGGAAAGACAGACGGCAAGTAGAACTTGAAGAAGATGTGGCTTGGGAAGAAGAACTTCATATGATCTCTAAGATCAAGACGAcaaatcgaagaagaagaagaggttccCACAGTCCAGAACATGTCACACGTGCTAGTGGTTCACGCTCACGTTCACCAGCTTCGGAGGTATCGGATTCCCTTGTGAAAAATGGGTGTTCTGATGACTGCGCAAGCATCAAAATTACTTCAAAA GATTCTAAGGAATGCAACGCCATTTGCCATCAGTGCTTGAAAGGGGAAAGGATAACACTTGTCATTTGCAGTGAATGTGAAGAGACAATGTATTGTCTTCAGTGCATAAGGAAATG GTATCCGCATCTATCCGAGGATGAGGTCGTTGATAAATGTCCTTTCTGCCGCAAAAACTGTAATTGCAACAGATGCCTGCATTTGAATGGTTTAATCAAG ACAACGAAGAGGGAACTCGCGAATTCTGAAATACGCCATCATCTCCAATACTTGATTGCTTTGATGCTTCCGTTTCTGAATAAGTTATCCGAGTCCCAGAATCAAGAGATTGAAATTGAGGCGAAGGCTCGAG GATTACAGCCTTTTGAAGTTGACGTAACTAGCGCTGTGAGCTACTGTGATGAACGTGTATACTG TGATCACTGTGCAACTTCAATTGTTGACTTGCACCGGAGCTGCCCAAAGTGCTCTTTCGAGCTTTGTTTGAACTGTTGTCAAGAGATTCGCGAAGGTTCTATTTCCCAACGCCCTGAAATGAAGCCGCAGTATGTTAATAAAGGATACAAGTACATGCATGGTTTAGAGATGGAACCGAGCTCCTCTTCTGTTTATGAGGAGGATGAAGAAGCTAACACATCCGCAAAGTGGAATGCTGGTTCCGATGGGAGCATCACTTGTGCACCAAAAGAGCTAGGTGGTTGCGGTGAATGTATGTTGGAGCTTACGCGAATCCTACCACAGAACCGGATCTCAGACCTGGAACAAAAGGCAGAGGCTTTCTTGGCATCATACGATAACAGCCCTCGAGTGTCGAATTGTAAGTGTTCTGCCTTGGAGACAGATATGACAAGGAAAGCAGCTTCCAGGAGTGGATCAAGCGACAACTACTTGTTCTGCCCACGATCTCTTGATATTTTAAAGGAAGAAGAGCTTCTACATTTTCAAGAACATTGGACAAAAGGTGAACCGGTAATCATTAGGAACGCTCTTGATAACACACATGGTTTAAGCTGGGAACCGATGGTTATGTGGAGGGCGTTATGCGAAAACTTGGACTCAACAGCAAGTTCTAAGATGTCTGAAGTGAAAGCTATTGATTGTTTAGCTAACTGTGAG GTGGAGATCAATACTCGTCACTTCTTTGAAGGTTATAGCAAAGGAAGAACATATGAAAACTTCTGGCCTGAGATGTTAAAGCTAAAGGACTGGCCTCCTTCTGATAAGTTTGAAGATCTTTTACCTCGTCACTGTGACGAGTTCATATCCGCATTACCTTTCCAAGAATATAGCGATCCAAGAACCGGTATCCTCAACATTGCAGCAAAGCTTCCTGAAGGACTTATCAAACCAGATTTGGGTCCAAAAACGTACATTGCCTACGGGATTCCAGATGAGCTTGGTAGAGGCGACTCCGTGACTAAGCTTCACTGCGATATGTCAGACGCG GTGAATATTCTGACGCATACAACTGAAGTGACATTAAGTCAAGAACAGATATCTGCAGTCAAAGACCTGAAGCAGAAGCACAAAGAACAGAACAAGCTAGAGGAACAGGGCAGTGGAGACAATGGCATTGCCTGCGGCCATGAGGAAGAAAGATTGAACATGCCAGAGATTCTGAGCTATGAAAAAGAGCAGAATCATGGCCAAACAGGAAGTGCTCTTTGGGACATTTTTAGGAGAGAAGATGTTCCGAAGTTAGAAGAGTATCTAAGAAAGCATTGCAAAGAATTTAGACACACTTTTTGTTGTCCGGTTACAAAG GTTTATCACCCTATACATGACCAGTCATGCTTTTTAACAGTCGAGCATAAAAGAAAACTCAAGGCGGAGTTCG GGATCGAACCATGGACATTTTTGCAAAAGCTAGGAGAAGCTGTGTTTATTCCCGCGGGTTGCCCTCATCAAGTCCGGAATCTAAAG TCGTGCACCAAAGTTGCTGTTGACTTTGTGTCACCGGAGAACATCCACGAGTGTCTACGTCTTACCGAAGAGTTTCGTCAACTTCCCAAGAACCACAAGGCCAGAGAGGACAAACTTGAGGTAAGTCTTTTATCTCTTTACcattctttttcttgtttttgtgaGCTTATTATTGCATATTTTTAG
- the LOC108827827 gene encoding lysine-specific demethylase JMJ29 isoform X6, which yields MESDGADFKEAYSLMESSLFSFQCIWSTKKKRSSKSVKSKEFSSGSSSSSSSREEGGMRSRPVIFRVYSRKRKRLSPAASHEKLQQHSVDDDDDGIVLGDWIRQMRRIRVQSEEDKRKESEMKTVSVMKVEPLGDRGCTMLPSWGSVGFTSKRKKRRKVEFEVKSEMKPMSVMEVEPSEDQDCGILASRRKERRQVELEVKSEVKSMSVMEVEPSEDQDCGLLASRRKDRRQVELEEDVAWEEELHMISKIKTTNRRRRRGSHSPEHVTRASGSRSRSPASEVSDSLVKNGCSDDCASIKITSKDSKECNAICHQCLKGERITLVICSECEETMYCLQCIRKWYPHLSEDEVVDKCPFCRKNCNCNRCLHLNGLIKTTKRELANSEIRHHLQYLIALMLPFLNKLSESQNQEIEIEAKARGLQPFEVDVTSAVSYCDERVYCDHCATSIVDLHRSCPKCSFELCLNCCQEIREGSISQRPEMKPQYVNKGYKYMHGLEMEPSSSSVYEEDEEANTSAKWNAGSDGSITCAPKELGGCGECMLELTRILPQNRISDLEQKAEAFLASYDNSPRVSNCKCSALETDMTRKAASRSGSSDNYLFCPRSLDILKEEELLHFQEHWTKGEPVIIRNALDNTHGLSWEPMVMWRALCENLDSTASSKMSEVKAIDCLANCEVEINTRHFFEGYSKGRTYENFWPEMLKLKDWPPSDKFEDLLPRHCDEFISALPFQEYSDPRTGILNIAAKLPEGLIKPDLGPKTYIAYGIPDELGRGDSVTKLHCDMSDAVNILTHTTEVTLSQEQISAVKDLKQKHKEQNKLEEQGSGDNGIACGHEEERLNMPEILSYEKEQNHGQTGSALWDIFRREDVPKLEEYLRKHCKEFRHTFCCPVTKVYHPIHDQSCFLTVEHKRKLKAEFGIEPWTFLQKLGEAVFIPAGCPHQVRNLKSCTKVAVDFVSPENIHECLRLTEEFRQLPKNHKAREDKLEMEF from the exons ATGGAGTCCGATGGAGCTGATTTCAAGGAGGCTTATAGCCTGATGGAGAGTTCTCTGTTTTCCTTTCAATGTATTTGGTctacgaagaagaagagaagttcGAAATCAGTTAAGTCCAAAGAGTTTAGCAgtggtagtagtagtagtagtagtagtagggAAGAGGGAGGCATGAGGTCGCGTCCTGTGATATTCAGAGTCTACAGTAGGAAAAGGAAGCGGCTTTCACCTGCAGCATCTCATGAGAAACTGCAGCAACACTctgtggatgatgatgatgatggtattGTATTAGGTGATTGGATTAGACAAATGAGGAGGATCAGAGTGCAAAGTGAGGAAGATAAGCGCAAAGAATCTGAGATGAAGACTGTGTCTGTAATGAAAGTGGAACCTTTAGGAGATCGTGGTTGCACAATGTTacctagttggggttctgttggaTTCACTagtaaaaggaagaagagacgCAAAGTAGAATTTGAAGTTAAATCTGAGATGAAGCCAATGTCTGTTATGGAAGTGGAACCTTCTGAAGATCAAGATTGCGGGATCTTAGCTAGTAGAAGGAAAGAGAGACGCCAAGTAGAACTTGAGGTTAAATCTGAGGTGAAGTCAATGTCTGTTATGGAAGTGGAACCTTCTGAAGATCAAGATTGCGGATTGTTAGCTAGTAGAAGGAAAGACAGACGGCAAGTAGAACTTGAAGAAGATGTGGCTTGGGAAGAAGAACTTCATATGATCTCTAAGATCAAGACGAcaaatcgaagaagaagaagaggttccCACAGTCCAGAACATGTCACACGTGCTAGTGGTTCACGCTCACGTTCACCAGCTTCGGAGGTATCGGATTCCCTTGTGAAAAATGGGTGTTCTGATGACTGCGCAAGCATCAAAATTACTTCAAAA GATTCTAAGGAATGCAACGCCATTTGCCATCAGTGCTTGAAAGGGGAAAGGATAACACTTGTCATTTGCAGTGAATGTGAAGAGACAATGTATTGTCTTCAGTGCATAAGGAAATG GTATCCGCATCTATCCGAGGATGAGGTCGTTGATAAATGTCCTTTCTGCCGCAAAAACTGTAATTGCAACAGATGCCTGCATTTGAATGGTTTAATCAAG ACAACGAAGAGGGAACTCGCGAATTCTGAAATACGCCATCATCTCCAATACTTGATTGCTTTGATGCTTCCGTTTCTGAATAAGTTATCCGAGTCCCAGAATCAAGAGATTGAAATTGAGGCGAAGGCTCGAG GATTACAGCCTTTTGAAGTTGACGTAACTAGCGCTGTGAGCTACTGTGATGAACGTGTATACTG TGATCACTGTGCAACTTCAATTGTTGACTTGCACCGGAGCTGCCCAAAGTGCTCTTTCGAGCTTTGTTTGAACTGTTGTCAAGAGATTCGCGAAGGTTCTATTTCCCAACGCCCTGAAATGAAGCCGCAGTATGTTAATAAAGGATACAAGTACATGCATGGTTTAGAGATGGAACCGAGCTCCTCTTCTGTTTATGAGGAGGATGAAGAAGCTAACACATCCGCAAAGTGGAATGCTGGTTCCGATGGGAGCATCACTTGTGCACCAAAAGAGCTAGGTGGTTGCGGTGAATGTATGTTGGAGCTTACGCGAATCCTACCACAGAACCGGATCTCAGACCTGGAACAAAAGGCAGAGGCTTTCTTGGCATCATACGATAACAGCCCTCGAGTGTCGAATTGTAAGTGTTCTGCCTTGGAGACAGATATGACAAGGAAAGCAGCTTCCAGGAGTGGATCAAGCGACAACTACTTGTTCTGCCCACGATCTCTTGATATTTTAAAGGAAGAAGAGCTTCTACATTTTCAAGAACATTGGACAAAAGGTGAACCGGTAATCATTAGGAACGCTCTTGATAACACACATGGTTTAAGCTGGGAACCGATGGTTATGTGGAGGGCGTTATGCGAAAACTTGGACTCAACAGCAAGTTCTAAGATGTCTGAAGTGAAAGCTATTGATTGTTTAGCTAACTGTGAG GTGGAGATCAATACTCGTCACTTCTTTGAAGGTTATAGCAAAGGAAGAACATATGAAAACTTCTGGCCTGAGATGTTAAAGCTAAAGGACTGGCCTCCTTCTGATAAGTTTGAAGATCTTTTACCTCGTCACTGTGACGAGTTCATATCCGCATTACCTTTCCAAGAATATAGCGATCCAAGAACCGGTATCCTCAACATTGCAGCAAAGCTTCCTGAAGGACTTATCAAACCAGATTTGGGTCCAAAAACGTACATTGCCTACGGGATTCCAGATGAGCTTGGTAGAGGCGACTCCGTGACTAAGCTTCACTGCGATATGTCAGACGCG GTGAATATTCTGACGCATACAACTGAAGTGACATTAAGTCAAGAACAGATATCTGCAGTCAAAGACCTGAAGCAGAAGCACAAAGAACAGAACAAGCTAGAGGAACAGGGCAGTGGAGACAATGGCATTGCCTGCGGCCATGAGGAAGAAAGATTGAACATGCCAGAGATTCTGAGCTATGAAAAAGAGCAGAATCATGGCCAAACAGGAAGTGCTCTTTGGGACATTTTTAGGAGAGAAGATGTTCCGAAGTTAGAAGAGTATCTAAGAAAGCATTGCAAAGAATTTAGACACACTTTTTGTTGTCCGGTTACAAAG GTTTATCACCCTATACATGACCAGTCATGCTTTTTAACAGTCGAGCATAAAAGAAAACTCAAGGCGGAGTTCG GGATCGAACCATGGACATTTTTGCAAAAGCTAGGAGAAGCTGTGTTTATTCCCGCGGGTTGCCCTCATCAAGTCCGGAATCTAAAG TCGTGCACCAAAGTTGCTGTTGACTTTGTGTCACCGGAGAACATCCACGAGTGTCTACGTCTTACCGAAGAGTTTCGTCAACTTCCCAAGAACCACAAGGCCAGAGAGGACAAACTTGAG
- the LOC108827827 gene encoding lysine-specific demethylase JMJ29 isoform X2: MESDGADFKEAYSLMESSLFSFQCIWSTKKKRSSKSVKSKEFSSGSSSSSSSREEGGMRSRPVIFRVYSRKRKRLSPAASHEKLQQHSVDDDDDGIVLGDWIRQMRRIRVQSEEDKRKESEMKTVSVMKVEPLGDRGCTMLPSWGSVGFTSKRKKRRKVEFEVKSEMKPMSVMEVEPSEDQDCGILASRRKERRQVELEVKSEVKSMSVMEVEPSEDQDCGLLASRRKDRRQVELEEDVAWEEELHMISKIKTTNRRRRRGSHSPEHVTRASGSRSRSPASEVSDSLVKNGCSDDCASIKITSKDSKECNAICHQCLKGERITLVICSECEETMYCLQCIRKWYPHLSEDEVVDKCPFCRKNCNCNRCLHLNGLIKTTKRELANSEIRHHLQYLIALMLPFLNKLSESQNQEIEIEAKARGLQPFEVDVTSAVSYCDERVYCDHCATSIVDLHRSCPKCSFELCLNCCQEIREGSISQRPEMKPQYVNKGYKYMHGLEMEPSSSSVYEEDEEANTSAKWNAGSDGSITCAPKELGGCGECMLELTRILPQNRISDLEQKAEAFLASYDNSPRVSNCKCSALETDMTRKAASRSGSSDNYLFCPRSLDILKEEELLHFQEHWTKGEPVIIRNALDNTHGLSWEPMVMWRALCENLDSTASSKMSEVKAIDCLANCEVEINTRHFFEGYSKGRTYENFWPEMLKLKDWPPSDKFEDLLPRHCDEFISALPFQEYSDPRTGILNIAAKLPEGLIKPDLGPKTYIAYGIPDELGRGDSVTKLHCDMSDAVNILTHTTEVTLSQEQISAVKDLKQKHKEQNKLEEQGSGDNGIACGHEEERLNMPEILSYEKEQNHGQTGSALWDIFRREDVPKLEEYLRKHCKEFRHTFCCPVTKVYHPIHDQSCFLTVEHKRKLKAEFGIEPWTFLQKLGEAVFIPAGCPHQVRNLKSCTKVAVDFVSPENIHECLRLTEEFRQLPKNHKAREDKLEIKKMVIYAIEQTLREFELLSVEAKQNQCANS; the protein is encoded by the exons ATGGAGTCCGATGGAGCTGATTTCAAGGAGGCTTATAGCCTGATGGAGAGTTCTCTGTTTTCCTTTCAATGTATTTGGTctacgaagaagaagagaagttcGAAATCAGTTAAGTCCAAAGAGTTTAGCAgtggtagtagtagtagtagtagtagtagggAAGAGGGAGGCATGAGGTCGCGTCCTGTGATATTCAGAGTCTACAGTAGGAAAAGGAAGCGGCTTTCACCTGCAGCATCTCATGAGAAACTGCAGCAACACTctgtggatgatgatgatgatggtattGTATTAGGTGATTGGATTAGACAAATGAGGAGGATCAGAGTGCAAAGTGAGGAAGATAAGCGCAAAGAATCTGAGATGAAGACTGTGTCTGTAATGAAAGTGGAACCTTTAGGAGATCGTGGTTGCACAATGTTacctagttggggttctgttggaTTCACTagtaaaaggaagaagagacgCAAAGTAGAATTTGAAGTTAAATCTGAGATGAAGCCAATGTCTGTTATGGAAGTGGAACCTTCTGAAGATCAAGATTGCGGGATCTTAGCTAGTAGAAGGAAAGAGAGACGCCAAGTAGAACTTGAGGTTAAATCTGAGGTGAAGTCAATGTCTGTTATGGAAGTGGAACCTTCTGAAGATCAAGATTGCGGATTGTTAGCTAGTAGAAGGAAAGACAGACGGCAAGTAGAACTTGAAGAAGATGTGGCTTGGGAAGAAGAACTTCATATGATCTCTAAGATCAAGACGAcaaatcgaagaagaagaagaggttccCACAGTCCAGAACATGTCACACGTGCTAGTGGTTCACGCTCACGTTCACCAGCTTCGGAGGTATCGGATTCCCTTGTGAAAAATGGGTGTTCTGATGACTGCGCAAGCATCAAAATTACTTCAAAA GATTCTAAGGAATGCAACGCCATTTGCCATCAGTGCTTGAAAGGGGAAAGGATAACACTTGTCATTTGCAGTGAATGTGAAGAGACAATGTATTGTCTTCAGTGCATAAGGAAATG GTATCCGCATCTATCCGAGGATGAGGTCGTTGATAAATGTCCTTTCTGCCGCAAAAACTGTAATTGCAACAGATGCCTGCATTTGAATGGTTTAATCAAG ACAACGAAGAGGGAACTCGCGAATTCTGAAATACGCCATCATCTCCAATACTTGATTGCTTTGATGCTTCCGTTTCTGAATAAGTTATCCGAGTCCCAGAATCAAGAGATTGAAATTGAGGCGAAGGCTCGAG GATTACAGCCTTTTGAAGTTGACGTAACTAGCGCTGTGAGCTACTGTGATGAACGTGTATACTG TGATCACTGTGCAACTTCAATTGTTGACTTGCACCGGAGCTGCCCAAAGTGCTCTTTCGAGCTTTGTTTGAACTGTTGTCAAGAGATTCGCGAAGGTTCTATTTCCCAACGCCCTGAAATGAAGCCGCAGTATGTTAATAAAGGATACAAGTACATGCATGGTTTAGAGATGGAACCGAGCTCCTCTTCTGTTTATGAGGAGGATGAAGAAGCTAACACATCCGCAAAGTGGAATGCTGGTTCCGATGGGAGCATCACTTGTGCACCAAAAGAGCTAGGTGGTTGCGGTGAATGTATGTTGGAGCTTACGCGAATCCTACCACAGAACCGGATCTCAGACCTGGAACAAAAGGCAGAGGCTTTCTTGGCATCATACGATAACAGCCCTCGAGTGTCGAATTGTAAGTGTTCTGCCTTGGAGACAGATATGACAAGGAAAGCAGCTTCCAGGAGTGGATCAAGCGACAACTACTTGTTCTGCCCACGATCTCTTGATATTTTAAAGGAAGAAGAGCTTCTACATTTTCAAGAACATTGGACAAAAGGTGAACCGGTAATCATTAGGAACGCTCTTGATAACACACATGGTTTAAGCTGGGAACCGATGGTTATGTGGAGGGCGTTATGCGAAAACTTGGACTCAACAGCAAGTTCTAAGATGTCTGAAGTGAAAGCTATTGATTGTTTAGCTAACTGTGAG GTGGAGATCAATACTCGTCACTTCTTTGAAGGTTATAGCAAAGGAAGAACATATGAAAACTTCTGGCCTGAGATGTTAAAGCTAAAGGACTGGCCTCCTTCTGATAAGTTTGAAGATCTTTTACCTCGTCACTGTGACGAGTTCATATCCGCATTACCTTTCCAAGAATATAGCGATCCAAGAACCGGTATCCTCAACATTGCAGCAAAGCTTCCTGAAGGACTTATCAAACCAGATTTGGGTCCAAAAACGTACATTGCCTACGGGATTCCAGATGAGCTTGGTAGAGGCGACTCCGTGACTAAGCTTCACTGCGATATGTCAGACGCG GTGAATATTCTGACGCATACAACTGAAGTGACATTAAGTCAAGAACAGATATCTGCAGTCAAAGACCTGAAGCAGAAGCACAAAGAACAGAACAAGCTAGAGGAACAGGGCAGTGGAGACAATGGCATTGCCTGCGGCCATGAGGAAGAAAGATTGAACATGCCAGAGATTCTGAGCTATGAAAAAGAGCAGAATCATGGCCAAACAGGAAGTGCTCTTTGGGACATTTTTAGGAGAGAAGATGTTCCGAAGTTAGAAGAGTATCTAAGAAAGCATTGCAAAGAATTTAGACACACTTTTTGTTGTCCGGTTACAAAG GTTTATCACCCTATACATGACCAGTCATGCTTTTTAACAGTCGAGCATAAAAGAAAACTCAAGGCGGAGTTCG GGATCGAACCATGGACATTTTTGCAAAAGCTAGGAGAAGCTGTGTTTATTCCCGCGGGTTGCCCTCATCAAGTCCGGAATCTAAAG TCGTGCACCAAAGTTGCTGTTGACTTTGTGTCACCGGAGAACATCCACGAGTGTCTACGTCTTACCGAAGAGTTTCGTCAACTTCCCAAGAACCACAAGGCCAGAGAGGACAAACTTGAG